From Acinonyx jubatus isolate Ajub_Pintada_27869175 chromosome B2, VMU_Ajub_asm_v1.0, whole genome shotgun sequence, a single genomic window includes:
- the LOC106968327 gene encoding nephrocan-like isoform X1: MHLLYAFLALLSLTSGFHPNCPGRCSCDSVHSVQCYRLTEVPSGLPSTTKKLYISHSKIQHLQLSSFTRMLALEDFILLASGTESVENDTFKTLSTLKTLELWKNKLRRVPRVLPASLEVLKLNENSINVLHGSDFEGLKKLKILELKNNLISSLSPSTLSSLISLQSLMLDGNIIESVAGPLVLPHLKSMSLENNKLHLIPASFFASLQALQFLSVSGNFLTKIPINLPKSLLSLKMERNQLKVVRFRDMRHLENLSHLYLSENSLSSIDGAQILANLTTLELSQNQVQTLPLKLPARLQKLDISNNLIQRVTAQDFQDLRDLKHLFLDNNIVSLFEAGALQMCSQLSNLALEQNLLLSIPLRLPGTLARLDLKGNAIQDITERDLKDLKQLQVLNLRNNKISALDLKALEGLPRLRHLYLDGNPWNCTCSLIRAREILKAKGTDVKGGQCAAPAERQGESWMSSKKIMRQCEHQLHLTEKNKETKKKSKPEEHSSIRINMDDDYYDYEID, translated from the exons ATGCATCTGCTTTATGCCTTCCTTGCTTTGCTCTCTCTTACCTCTGGTTTCCATCCTAACTGTCCTGGGAGATGTAGCTGCGATTCAGTGCACTCGGTACAATGCTACAGGCTAACAGAGGTACCGTCAGGCCTTCCTTCCACCACCAAGAAGCTCTACATTAGCCACAGCAAAATTCAACACCTTCAG ctgtcTAGCTTCACCCGAATGTTGGCTCTAGAAGATTTTATTCTGCTGGCCAGTGGAACAGAGTCAGTAGAAAATGACACTTTCAAAACTCTGAGTACCTTGAAGACCTTGGAACTCTGGAAAAATAAGTTAAGACGAGTCCCCAGGGTTCTGCCAGCCAGTCTTGAAGTGTTAAAACTAAATGAGAATTCAATAAATGTCCTACACGGATCTGATTTTGAAGgactgaagaaattaaaaatccttgaacttaaaaacaatctgatctcttctctctctcccagcacACTCTCTTCTTTGATCAGTTTGCAGAGTTTGATGTTGGATGGCAACATTATCGAATCTGTAGCTGGACCACTGGTACTTCCCCACCTGAAAAGTATGAGCCTGGAGAATAATAAACTGCATCTTATACCAGCTagcttctttgcttctcttcagGCTTTGCAGTTTCTCAGTGTCAGTGGTAATTTTCTGACTAAAATTCCTATTAATCTGCCCAAATCCCTGCTCtctttaaaaatggagagaaaccAGCTCAAAGTGGTAAGGTTTCGAGACATGAGACACTTGGAGAATCTTTCCCACCTTTATCTGTCAGAAAACTCACTCTCCTCCATTGATGGGGCACAGATCCTTGCCAATTTAACTACTCTTGAGTTGTCCCAAAACCAGGTTCAAACGTTGCCCCTTAAACTACCAGCAAGGCTACAAAAACTAGATATTAGCAATAATCTGATTCAGAGAGTTACAGCCCAAGACTTCCAGGACCTCCGAGACTTGAAACACTTGTTTCTGGACAACAACATTGTCAGCTTGTTCGAAGCTGGAGCCCTGCAGATGTGTTCCCAGCTCTCCAACCTGGCCCTGGAACAGAACCTGCTGTTGTCTATACCTCTAAG GCTTCCAGGGACCTTAGCCAGGCTGGACCTCAAAGGCAATGCCATCCAGGATATTACTGAGAGGGACCtcaaggatctgaagcagcttcaGGTTCTAAACCTTAGGAATAACAAGATTTCTGCCTTAGACCTCAAAGCCTTGGAGGGGTTGCCTCGCCTCAGACACCTGTATCTGGATGGAAATCCGTGGAATTGTACCTGTAGTCTCATAAGAGCGAGGGAGATCCTGAAGGCCAAGGGCACAGATGTGAAGGGGGGACAATGTGCTGCACCAGCTGAACGACAAGGGGAAAGCTGGATGTCCTCCAAGAAGATCATGAGACAATGTGAGCATCAACTACATCTAAccgagaaaaacaaagaaaccaaaaagaaatcaaaaccagaaGAGCACTCCAGCATCAGAATCAACATGGATGatgattattatgattatgaaaTAGATTAA
- the LOC106968327 gene encoding nephrocan-like isoform X2 produces the protein MKLSSFTRMLALEDFILLASGTESVENDTFKTLSTLKTLELWKNKLRRVPRVLPASLEVLKLNENSINVLHGSDFEGLKKLKILELKNNLISSLSPSTLSSLISLQSLMLDGNIIESVAGPLVLPHLKSMSLENNKLHLIPASFFASLQALQFLSVSGNFLTKIPINLPKSLLSLKMERNQLKVVRFRDMRHLENLSHLYLSENSLSSIDGAQILANLTTLELSQNQVQTLPLKLPARLQKLDISNNLIQRVTAQDFQDLRDLKHLFLDNNIVSLFEAGALQMCSQLSNLALEQNLLLSIPLRLPGTLARLDLKGNAIQDITERDLKDLKQLQVLNLRNNKISALDLKALEGLPRLRHLYLDGNPWNCTCSLIRAREILKAKGTDVKGGQCAAPAERQGESWMSSKKIMRQCEHQLHLTEKNKETKKKSKPEEHSSIRINMDDDYYDYEID, from the exons ctgtcTAGCTTCACCCGAATGTTGGCTCTAGAAGATTTTATTCTGCTGGCCAGTGGAACAGAGTCAGTAGAAAATGACACTTTCAAAACTCTGAGTACCTTGAAGACCTTGGAACTCTGGAAAAATAAGTTAAGACGAGTCCCCAGGGTTCTGCCAGCCAGTCTTGAAGTGTTAAAACTAAATGAGAATTCAATAAATGTCCTACACGGATCTGATTTTGAAGgactgaagaaattaaaaatccttgaacttaaaaacaatctgatctcttctctctctcccagcacACTCTCTTCTTTGATCAGTTTGCAGAGTTTGATGTTGGATGGCAACATTATCGAATCTGTAGCTGGACCACTGGTACTTCCCCACCTGAAAAGTATGAGCCTGGAGAATAATAAACTGCATCTTATACCAGCTagcttctttgcttctcttcagGCTTTGCAGTTTCTCAGTGTCAGTGGTAATTTTCTGACTAAAATTCCTATTAATCTGCCCAAATCCCTGCTCtctttaaaaatggagagaaaccAGCTCAAAGTGGTAAGGTTTCGAGACATGAGACACTTGGAGAATCTTTCCCACCTTTATCTGTCAGAAAACTCACTCTCCTCCATTGATGGGGCACAGATCCTTGCCAATTTAACTACTCTTGAGTTGTCCCAAAACCAGGTTCAAACGTTGCCCCTTAAACTACCAGCAAGGCTACAAAAACTAGATATTAGCAATAATCTGATTCAGAGAGTTACAGCCCAAGACTTCCAGGACCTCCGAGACTTGAAACACTTGTTTCTGGACAACAACATTGTCAGCTTGTTCGAAGCTGGAGCCCTGCAGATGTGTTCCCAGCTCTCCAACCTGGCCCTGGAACAGAACCTGCTGTTGTCTATACCTCTAAG GCTTCCAGGGACCTTAGCCAGGCTGGACCTCAAAGGCAATGCCATCCAGGATATTACTGAGAGGGACCtcaaggatctgaagcagcttcaGGTTCTAAACCTTAGGAATAACAAGATTTCTGCCTTAGACCTCAAAGCCTTGGAGGGGTTGCCTCGCCTCAGACACCTGTATCTGGATGGAAATCCGTGGAATTGTACCTGTAGTCTCATAAGAGCGAGGGAGATCCTGAAGGCCAAGGGCACAGATGTGAAGGGGGGACAATGTGCTGCACCAGCTGAACGACAAGGGGAAAGCTGGATGTCCTCCAAGAAGATCATGAGACAATGTGAGCATCAACTACATCTAAccgagaaaaacaaagaaaccaaaaagaaatcaaaaccagaaGAGCACTCCAGCATCAGAATCAACATGGATGatgattattatgattatgaaaTAGATTAA